Sequence from the Parvicella tangerina genome:
TAATGTTTCCATCAGAAGTGCTCCATGCAATTGTGTAACCCGCTCCTGAAGAAGAGCCTGTTCCATCTAGCGTAATGGAAGGATTGTTACAATCTACGGTAGCTGCACTCGGTGTAGCCGAAACAGTTGGTAAGGTAACATCTTCTGTGATCGTAATACTTGCCGTATTCGTACATCCATTTCCTGGATCCGTTACCGTCATCGTATAATCACCAGGAGCATCAATGGTTGGAGTAGCAGTAGTTCCACCACTCACAATATTTCCTCCAGTAGTTGTCCATGAGTAGTTTACTCCAGCAGTAGTAGATGAACCTGCTATGGTCGTTGAAGTCGTACTACAGTCTAGATCAGAAGTAGCTCCAATCTGTGCGTCTGGCGTATTCGCATCAGCAATAACTTCAACTTCATCCGTATTCGTACATCCACTAGTAGGGTTCGTAACTGTCATAGTGTAAGTACCACTTCCGTTTACATCGGGAGTAGCAGTAGATCCACCTGAAACGATACCAGGTCCTGACCAGCTAAAGTTTACACCTCCCGTTGAAGAGGAACCGTTTAGCGTTAAAGTTGGCGAGCTACATGTTAGTGTTTGATCAAGTCCAGCATCAGCGTTAGGTGTTACTGTATCTATGGCAAGTGTCACATCTACAAAATCGCTACAGCTATTCACTGTATTCGTAATTGTCAAGGTATAGGTTCCATCTTGATCAGCAGTAGTGGATAAAGAAGAAGTTGATCCTGTAATGTTACCATCAGAAGTGCTCCATACAGTCGTATATCCAGCTCCCGAAGAAGATCCTGTACCGTCTAGTGTAATTGAAGGATTGTTACAATCTACGGTAGTTGCACTCGGTGTAGCCGAAACAGTAGGTAAGGTAACATCTTCAGCGATTGTGATGTTGGCAGTATTGGTACATCCATTTCCTGGATCAGTTACCGTCATCGTATAATCACCCGGAGCGTCAATGGTTGGAGTAGCGGTAGTTCCTCCGCTCACAATGTTACCTCCAGTAGTTGTCCATGAGTAATTCACACCTGGAGTTGTCGAAGATCCTGCTATGGCTGTAGAAGTAGTACTACAATCTAAGTCTGATGTAGCTCCGATCTGCGCATCTGGAATATTAGCATCAGCATTAACTACCATATCATCTGACGCAGTACATCCATTACCTGGGTCAGTTACAGTCAGTGTGTAAGTACCTGTACCATTCACGTCTGGAGTTGCTGAAGAGCCTCCTGACACTATACTTGGCCCACTCCAGCTATAGGTAGCTCCAACAGTACTCGATGATCCGCTTAAGGTTAGAGTAGTTGTGGCACAGGTTAACGTTAGGTCTCCACCTGCATTCACATTTGGAGATACTGTATCAATGGTTAATGTAACATCTGTAAAGTCACTGCATCCATTATTGTTGTCAGTAATGGTTAAGGTGTAGGTTCCATCTTCATCAGCAGTAGTTGTTAAAGAGGAAGTTGAACCAGTAATGTTTCCATCAGCTGTTGACCATGCAATGGTATAACCAGCCCCTGATGAAGATCCAGTTCCATCTAGTGTGATACTGGTATTGTTACAGTCTACAACTGAAGCACTACTTCCTGCCGCTACTGTTGGAGTGGTAAGGTCGTTGTTTACAGTTGTAGTAGCTGTGTTCGTACAGGTCGTTGTTGGATCTGTTACGGTTAGTGTATAAGTTCCCGTAGCATTCACAGTTGGTGTAGCTGTAGAACCTCCTGAGACAATTCCAGGACCGCTCCAGCTATAGTTAACACCTGCTGTAGTAGATGATCCACTTAAAGATACAGATGAATTATTACAGTCTATGGTGGCTGTTCCGCCTGCATCGGCATCTGGAGTAGGGTTAACCGTAACATCAACCGTTTGAGTAGCTCCCTGACAGCTTCCAGATGTGGCAGTAGGGTAAACATCATAACTCACTACCTGCGGAGATGTTGTGGCATTGGTTAAAGTATTGTTGATAGTAGCACTTGTTTGATTAGTAGTACTTTCACCGCCAACATTCGTATTACTAGCTGCTACCCATGTAAAAGTGGATGCGATATCAGAAGTTAATCCGAAACTCATGGTCTCTCCATCACAGATTTCATCCGTATTTCCTGAAGTCATTGTCGGAACAGGATTAACTAATACCGCTACGCTTTGAGGGTCTCCAGAACAACCTCCAGTGGTGGCAGTTGAATAAACAGTGTAGTCAACCGTACTTGGAGATCCAGAAGTATTGGTCAACACATCTGATATAGTTGATGTAGTTTGCGTTGAGGTGCTTTCACCTGAAACGTCCGTATTTGTTGCCGCAACCCAAGCGTACGAAGCCCCCATATTACTGGTTAATGCTAAATTTGGAGATGAACCGGAACAAATTGCTGCACTATTAGCGCTAGTCATTACTGGTTTTGGGTTTACTGTAATTGTGACAACCTGATCAGCGCCTACACAAGAACCTCCAGTACTTGTAGGTGTAACCGTGTAGTTAACGGTTTGAACAGAAGTTGTTGTATTTGTTAAGGCATCTGTAATCGTTCCAGTAGTTTGAGTAGTGGTAGTTTCTCCAGTAACATTTGGGTTAGAGCTTGCTGACCATTCGAAGGTAGATGAAATATTACTTTGGAGTATAATGTTCGTAGATCCTTCACTACAAATAGTTTGAGAAGATGAATTGATCATACTGGGCAATGGATTAACAACTACGTCAATATCTTGCGGAGGACCAGCACATCCATCACTGGAGGTTGGCGTGATCGTATAAGTCACCGTTTGAGGTCCGCTTGTTGAATTAATAAGATCATCTGTAATGGTTGTTGCTGTGCTCGTTGTAGTAGTTTCTCCAGCAACGTTGGTGTTATTTGATGCAGACCAGGAGTATGTAGATGCTAGGTCTGAGGTGATCGGAATATTTAAAGCGATGTCGGAACAAGTGGTGTTCGAAGCGTTATTGGTTATGGTAGGAAGCTGATTAACATCAACCGTATGTTCCAATGTTTGTTTGTAACCACAAACTCCTTCTACTACACACGTGTAAGTAGTAGTTGTTGATGGACTCACAACGATGCTTTGTGTGGTGGCCCCTCCAGGAGACCATAAATAACTGGTTGCAGTGGCTGGTGCAGTCAATGTAGTTGTCTCACCTGAACATATCGGGTTAGCTGTCGCGGTAATTTCAGGGAAAGCCACACCAGATTCTGCTGTAATGGTGTAATTACAAATATCGCCCGCATATCCATCAACCATTAGGTAATAATCTTGTCCGATGGTTAAACCTGTTGCCGTAATCGTAAATCCAGTTGAACTCTCTTCAAAGTTGGAGACCGAAACGAAATCATCACAATTTGTACCAGAGAAAACCTGCATCTGAATACCTCCACTTGGGTAACTCCCTACCCAACAATCGAAAATATCCACAAAAAGTGTAGCTGTGGTCGCAGAAGCCGTAAATGTAATCCACGAGTTATTATCAATGGTAACATCGTAATAACCAGAGGGAGATGTTCCGTTGGGGTAACCAAATGGACCACCAGAATGAACAGTATTCGTACCTCCGAGATAAACTCCACCAGTAGTTTCACCATTCCCATACATTTGAGTTCCTGAGACTCCACCAGGTCGATCTTCAGTGTAAGCAGCACTGGTTGATGCGCCATACCCATTCAAGTCGCATATATACAATGCATTCACACAATCATCATTTGTAGGAGCTTGTACACATAAGCCAAAATCCCCTGAAGAGGTTCCAAAGCCAAAGTATCTAATGTAATACGTTTGACCCGGTGTCAGTCCTGTTTCAGCTATGTAAGGTAAGAAATCATTTGAACCACCCGGGTAGTTGTTGTCGTCTGAACAGGTAATTTGCGTCAATGCTCCACAAGTACCCGAATAAAGTACCATTACACCATCGGTAATACCATAGCCGGGTTGTGGAGTAATGAATAATTCACCAGAAGCCGGGGCTTCCACACTAAACCATACATCAGCAGTACCTGTTGTAAACCCACCGATTGCGGCTCCACTTCCTCCAATGCATGCAGATGGTGCGCCAGGAGTGGTAGTCGTAGTGGCACCAGTTGTCGTAAAATTAAGATAATTACAAGCAGAAGTAACAGGAGGAAGCGCTATCGCATTACAGGGTTCATCATTTGATGGAACCGCTGTTGGGTCGCCAACAACGCAAATCTGAAATGGATCACCACCTGTTGAGGTATAGTAATCATAAACTCTTACGTAATAAGTATTGCCGGGTATTAAACCAACTGCATCGATTTGTTCATTCCCATCGGTAAAGCCAGAATCCTCACAATAAAGAGAAGTAAGTCCAGCACAGGTTCCCTCGAATAGCTGAATAACGGGATCCATTGATGAAGAAGGATCTACAGTAATGGTTTGAACGGAGTTGGTTGCCACAAAACTAAACCAAACGTCATCATCAGCATTTCCCGCACAGCCCGTTAATGATTCTGTTGCTCCCTCTGAAGTACTCGATACATAGGTGCATGAACTGCTTACGGTTAAAGGTGTCGCATTAGAGCAGGCATCATTGGATGGGGGAGGTGTTCCCTCAGTAACACAAATCGTGAAGTTTCCAGTTCCACTACCTGCATAGTAGTCATAAACTCGAATCGTATATGTATTACCTATGGTCAATCCAGAAGCATAGATGGTTTCAACTCCTCCGTCAAACGACTGATCCTGGCAACCTAAAGAAACTAGTGTTGAGCAAGATCCTGAGAATAGTTGCACCACCGCATCAAAACCAGCAGCACCATCTACCGTGATCTCATGGGTTGTACTTGTAGCTGTAAAAGTGTACCAAACATCATCATCTGCTGTACCAACACAACCTGTTATTGTTTGCGTTGCTCCAGTGGTGGTTCCAGCAGTAGGGGAGGAGCAGTTTGCTGTAACGGGTAGCGAAGTAGCTCCTGAACATCCATCAGACTGAGCGTAGATTGCTACTGAGGAGAAAATCCCCAGGATTATAAATCCTAAATACTTCATAGATAATTTAAATAAGGTTAGTGATCATCAATTTTCAGCTCGGCTGGTTGAAGATTGTGTCCTATTATGATTTTCTTTAGTTCAGTTGGTTCGAACATCTGTTGCGATTCAGAAGTTCTTGACGGTTCAGAAACATATACGATGAACTGTGCCATGTTCTGTTTTTCCGCCTTGTAGTTCAATTTTACCTTCGTTACAAATTTCAAGCTTTCAAACGCCTCAACCACTTCGTTCAATTGTTCTTGAGAAATTACTTTAGTAACCGTATAATGATAGGTGTGACTAACCTCAGAAATGTCATCTTGAGCTATGAACCCCGTTAGTACGAGTTGAATGAAAACAACAATTAGAAGAATTCGCCTCATAAAATAAACTATTTTGTATCAAAATGACGAAATTACAACATTTGAAGTTGCCTGACAAAGAACAAATCACTGATATTTCAACGTTTACCATCGTTATCAACAATTTGAAATAAAAAAGGGATCGGATTAGACTCCCGACCCCTTGGTAAATAGAATTTAGATGAGTTTACTTTTCCGCATAAATCTTGTCTACCAGATGCTGATTATTCGCTAAAATCACTTTTCTTTTGAAGCTTAATTTAGGCGTTAGCTCTCCAGATTCAACAGACCATTCAACTGGTAATAATTCAAACTTCTTCACTTGTTCCCAATTTCCGAAATTTTGATTGTATTTATCAACCTCTTGTTGAATTCTGGCAATTAGCGTTTCATTTTTGCAGATTTCATCATTGGTTTTTCCAAGGTCGTGACCTTTTTCTGCAGCCCAACTTTTAATAAATTCAAATGCTGGAACGATCAGTGCAGAAGGGTGCTTATATCCTTCGCCAATAACCATGATCTGTTCAATGAACTGAGATTCTTTAAATTTATTCTCAAGTACTTGAGGTGCAACATATTTACCTCCAGAAGTTTTGAACATTTCTTTTTTACGATCAGTGATTTTCAGGAAACCGTCATTAGAAAGTTCTCCGATATCTCCTGTATGAAACCATCCATCTTTATCAATAACTTCATCCGTAAGGTCTTTACGTTTATAGTAGCCCATCATTAGACATGGACCTTTCGTACAGATTTCACCATCTTCAGCAATCATCACTTCAACATTGTCTAGCTTCTTACCCACCGTTCCAAACCTCACACCTGAATCCAGCGCATTTACTGAGATCACGGGAGAGGTTTCGGTAAGTCCATACCCTTCATAAACAGGCATTCCGATGGCGTGATAGAATCTGGCAAGCCTTGGTTGAAGAGCAGCTCCACCAGAAGCAATAGCTTGAATGTTTCCTCCAAGTTTGGCTCGAATTTTTGAGTAAACCAGTTTCTCAGCAATTTTTCGTTGAAAACTTGGGTGTTTACCATATTCATAGGTTTCGGTTAACCCTAGTGCCCATTTGAAAATAGCCGCTTTTAATCCTCCGCTTTCTGTACCTCCTTTCACAATCCCATCATACACTTTTTCAAGGAGTCTGGGTACAGCCGTAAATACATGAGGTTTAATCTCTACAATGTTATCTTTAATCGTCTCAATTGACTCTGCATAGTAAAGAGAAACACCTGAATACTGGTATAAGTAGGTGATCATTCGCTCATAAACATGACACAAAGGCAAGAAACTCAGTCCTTGCGAAGTATCCTTCACTGGAAGTCGTGGGTAAGAACCTTTAACGTTCTCTACCAAGTTTCTATGAGAGAGCATTACTCCTTTTGGCAAACCAGTAGTTCCAGAGGTATAAATAAGTGTTGCCAGATCTGTTTCTACTATACCTTCTTGTATTTCAGTCAACTCTTTATCGTCACCCTCTTTACCTAATTCCAAAAGTTCTGTCCAATGCTTAACATTTGGTAATTTGTCAAATGAGAAAATCTCGAGGAGTGAGGGGATTTCATCTTTTACAGCTGCAACCTTATTATACAACTCCTGATCAGAAACAAAACAATACTTAACCTCAGCATCGTTAAAAATAAATTTATAATCGGCCTCGCTTATGGTAGAATAAACGGGAACATCAACCGCACCGATTTGCAGTGTTCCCATGTCAACAATGTTCCACTCCGGTCTATTGTTGCTGACTATGGCAACTTTATCCTGGACTCCAACACCGAGTTTTCTTAGTGCATGGCTCATGAGGTTAGCCTGCTTAATATACTCTTCGGTAGAATAAGTATTCCACTTCCCATTCTCTTTTCCAGCCAGACAAATCTCCTGTGGATATTTTTCTAACTGATACCTGGGAATGTCAAATAAACGTTTGATATCTTTCATTTTTCTGCTGTTGTTAAGTAAGAAATTACTGTAGACAAATGTATGAATCATTTCGTTAAAATATTCAATTCGATAGTCGAATAGTTTTCGAGAAGCAAAAAAATGGATATTTATAACCCCTATATACAAGGGATTGCGTATATTTGAATAATAAATTTTATGCACACTGTAACTTTTGGGGGTAGTTAATTGTTCTACTATCAAAGCCGAAAGGGTAAAAATATCTTATTTTGAACCGAAGAGAGTACAATAAAGTGGTAGTAACATATTCTGAGAATGTGTTTCGTTATGCTTTCAAGTGGACTCGAAATGAACAGGATTCTAAAGATTTAGTTCAGGATGTTTTTGGTAAACTATGGGAATTTCGCAAAAAAGTGGAGTTCAAGAGTGCTAAACCTTGGTTATTTACTTGTATGCACAACGCACTGGTCAATTTTTCTAAGAAGAAGAGCGTTGTTGAACATATTTTAGATGTTAATGCCAAGATGCCGATCATGTACCAGCCCAATTACGCTTTGAAGGACTTGCTTCAAAAATCATTAGCACAGCTTTCTGACGTTCAACGATCAATTGTGATCTTGAGAGATTCGGAAGGTTATAGCTATGAAGAAATAGGTGACATTCTGGAACTGTCAGAGTCTCAGGTTAAAGTTTACCTATTTAGAGCGAGAAAGAAAGTAAAAGAACAATTGAAAGATCTTTCAGAGTTAGTTGCATGATTATCAATCCCAACAACATAGAAAAATGGTGCTTCGATTATTTCGAGGGTAATCTAACTTCTCTGGAACGTTTGGAGTTCGAGCGTTTTATTCTGGAGCACCCTGAGTATCAGGATGAATTTGAAGCCTGGAAGAATGCCTCTGATAGTGAAGATGAAAAGGTGCCGGCATTTCTCGGTGTTGAAGGTCTTATCGTGGCGATTCCTTTCTATGCTACTTGGGTTTTCAAAGTTTCGATAGGAGTGATTTTATTGTTGTCGATTGGGACGGTTGGTTATTATCAATTCGAGTCAACTTCAACACGGAAAGCGTATGCAAGTCAGTCAAGATCTGTAGATTTGAATTGGAGTCCTGAGCAACATAAATTGGCTGTGGTGCGTTATACGGATTATGCTTACGGTGAGTATGAAGTGAAGACGAAAACAACAACTACCTATACAACCAACTATATTTATCTAAATAATACTGGAACGGATGAATCTGAAAATGTTAATAGCCTTCCAGATGTTGATCAGGAGTTAAACACTCTGCTGAATGATCACTGGAGTGAGTCTGCGCTTCACGAACTAGTTGTTGACCCTTCTGCTATGAAAGAAGAGAAGTTAGCTCAATATCAACCTGCACCAATTGTTGAGGAATCTCTGTTTAGTAGTAATAGTAAGTTAAAATCGTCTTACCAGGTTGATGATAAAACGCTTTATGACCATTTAGGTATCAATGCTTCTAGGTATCAATTCCTGAACTTTAACAATGGTAAAGTGAAAGGTTTAGGATCGAATTCCTCAAATAGGAATAATAAAGCAGGAAAAAATAAGAACCACGCAACGATCATTGCTCAAAATAAACCTAACGGTAAAAAGTTAGGTAGTCACAAAAAGAAATCTTCGTTCTTTTCAAATTTGAAGCACTTGGAGTTAGGTCTTACAAATATTAATGATCCAATTTCTATCGCACCAAATTATAATACGGTCGCAACTAATCCTGCGTTGGCTGGTCAGTTAGGTGTAACAAGAATCAAAACGAATGTGAGAAACCAATGGTGGGGTACAAACGCTAGTGTTTATAAAGGATCATTCTATGTGGATACTTATTTTGAAGGTATTCAAGCAGGTGTGGCTTATGGAACTGAATATGATCTATCAGCAGATGGAAACCAGCATGTGAATAAGCATACCTTTACCTATGCACAAAAGTTCAGCATAGCTAGAGGATCAAACATCTCCGTGGGGCTCAGTTATGAGATGACAAAAGGTTATTCCTTAAGTAATCTACCAACCGAGAATGAGTTTTATAGAAATGCTCCTATTTCCTCGGAAAGCCTGTCTAATACGTGGAGAAGCGATCTTGGTCTCTCATCTTGGTATAGTGG
This genomic interval carries:
- a CDS encoding PKD-like domain-containing protein, producing the protein MKYLGFIILGIFSSVAIYAQSDGCSGATSLPVTANCSSPTAGTTTGATQTITGCVGTADDDVWYTFTATSTTHEITVDGAAGFDAVVQLFSGSCSTLVSLGCQDQSFDGGVETIYASGLTIGNTYTIRVYDYYAGSGTGNFTICVTEGTPPPSNDACSNATPLTVSSSCTYVSSTSEGATESLTGCAGNADDDVWFSFVATNSVQTITVDPSSSMDPVIQLFEGTCAGLTSLYCEDSGFTDGNEQIDAVGLIPGNTYYVRVYDYYTSTGGDPFQICVVGDPTAVPSNDEPCNAIALPPVTSACNYLNFTTTGATTTTTPGAPSACIGGSGAAIGGFTTGTADVWFSVEAPASGELFITPQPGYGITDGVMVLYSGTCGALTQITCSDDNNYPGGSNDFLPYIAETGLTPGQTYYIRYFGFGTSSGDFGLCVQAPTNDDCVNALYICDLNGYGASTSAAYTEDRPGGVSGTQMYGNGETTGGVYLGGTNTVHSGGPFGYPNGTSPSGYYDVTIDNNSWITFTASATTATLFVDIFDCWVGSYPSGGIQMQVFSGTNCDDFVSVSNFEESSTGFTITATGLTIGQDYYLMVDGYAGDICNYTITAESGVAFPEITATANPICSGETTTLTAPATATSYLWSPGGATTQSIVVSPSTTTTYTCVVEGVCGYKQTLEHTVDVNQLPTITNNASNTTCSDIALNIPITSDLASTYSWSASNNTNVAGETTTTSTATTITDDLINSTSGPQTVTYTITPTSSDGCAGPPQDIDVVVNPLPSMINSSSQTICSEGSTNIILQSNISSTFEWSASSNPNVTGETTTTQTTGTITDALTNTTTSVQTVNYTVTPTSTGGSCVGADQVVTITVNPKPVMTSANSAAICSGSSPNLALTSNMGASYAWVAATNTDVSGESTSTQTTSTISDVLTNTSGSPSTVDYTVYSTATTGGCSGDPQSVAVLVNPVPTMTSGNTDEICDGETMSFGLTSDIASTFTWVAASNTNVGGESTTNQTSATINNTLTNATTSPQVVSYDVYPTATSGSCQGATQTVDVTVNPTPDADAGGTATIDCNNSSVSLSGSSTTAGVNYSWSGPGIVSGGSTATPTVNATGTYTLTVTDPTTTCTNTATTTVNNDLTTPTVAAGSSASVVDCNNTSITLDGTGSSSGAGYTIAWSTADGNITGSTSSLTTTADEDGTYTLTITDNNNGCSDFTDVTLTIDTVSPNVNAGGDLTLTCATTTLTLSGSSSTVGATYSWSGPSIVSGGSSATPDVNGTGTYTLTVTDPGNGCTASDDMVVNADANIPDAQIGATSDLDCSTTSTAIAGSSTTPGVNYSWTTTGGNIVSGGTTATPTIDAPGDYTMTVTDPGNGCTNTANITIAEDVTLPTVSATPSATTVDCNNPSITLDGTGSSSGAGYTTVWSTSDGNITGSTSSLSTTADQDGTYTLTITNTVNSCSDFVDVTLAIDTVTPNADAGLDQTLTCSSPTLTLNGSSSTGGVNFSWSGPGIVSGGSTATPDVNGSGTYTMTVTNPTSGCTNTDEVEVIADANTPDAQIGATSDLDCSTTSTTIAGSSTTAGVNYSWTTTGGNIVSGGTTATPTIDAPGDYTMTVTDPGNGCTNTASITITEDVTLPTVSATPSAATVDCNNPSITLDGTGSSSGAGYTIAWSTSDGNITGSTSSLSTTADQDGTYTLTITNTTNSCSDFVDITLAIDTASPNAMAGADVNFPCGVSTVALDGSGSTGTGITYDWTGPGTITNGNTATPDADATGTFTLTVTGSNGCTDTDIVDVIPDSNAPVADAGADITVTCSSNNLPVTLDGSGSDSGTNITYSWSTTGTGTIISGTTTTPSVDQEGDYTILVTNTSNNCTATATVTISTDTISPTADLSATASTIITCTSNNQAILDGSNSIGTNLTYNFTTSDGNLVSQTGSNATVDAAGTYTVTVTGDNGCSDTEDLLVTMDTVTPTISYNAADTLNCNVTVVDLDASGTTGSNETYVWTTTDGVLVSGDNTNILTAGGAGTYTLTVTNDNGCSSSTDVTVISAAAPTADFTPTPTSGVIPLNVSTTNNSTGSNLSYLWDMGNGTNSAQFEPTVTYDEMGNYTIELIVTDEFGCSDTASVMIDASGEYSIIIPNIFTPNGDDENDIFHFTLQNATDLHCMIYNRWGQLMYEFEALDGGWDGRTYSGLEASEGGYYYLLWVTDFRGEVHEYQGPFELQR
- a CDS encoding AMP-dependent synthetase/ligase, producing MKDIKRLFDIPRYQLEKYPQEICLAGKENGKWNTYSTEEYIKQANLMSHALRKLGVGVQDKVAIVSNNRPEWNIVDMGTLQIGAVDVPVYSTISEADYKFIFNDAEVKYCFVSDQELYNKVAAVKDEIPSLLEIFSFDKLPNVKHWTELLELGKEGDDKELTEIQEGIVETDLATLIYTSGTTGLPKGVMLSHRNLVENVKGSYPRLPVKDTSQGLSFLPLCHVYERMITYLYQYSGVSLYYAESIETIKDNIVEIKPHVFTAVPRLLEKVYDGIVKGGTESGGLKAAIFKWALGLTETYEYGKHPSFQRKIAEKLVYSKIRAKLGGNIQAIASGGAALQPRLARFYHAIGMPVYEGYGLTETSPVISVNALDSGVRFGTVGKKLDNVEVMIAEDGEICTKGPCLMMGYYKRKDLTDEVIDKDGWFHTGDIGELSNDGFLKITDRKKEMFKTSGGKYVAPQVLENKFKESQFIEQIMVIGEGYKHPSALIVPAFEFIKSWAAEKGHDLGKTNDEICKNETLIARIQQEVDKYNQNFGNWEQVKKFELLPVEWSVESGELTPKLSFKRKVILANNQHLVDKIYAEK
- a CDS encoding RNA polymerase sigma factor, with amino-acid sequence MNRREYNKVVVTYSENVFRYAFKWTRNEQDSKDLVQDVFGKLWEFRKKVEFKSAKPWLFTCMHNALVNFSKKKSVVEHILDVNAKMPIMYQPNYALKDLLQKSLAQLSDVQRSIVILRDSEGYSYEEIGDILELSESQVKVYLFRARKKVKEQLKDLSELVA
- a CDS encoding type IX secretion system membrane protein PorP/SprF, with the translated sequence MIINPNNIEKWCFDYFEGNLTSLERLEFERFILEHPEYQDEFEAWKNASDSEDEKVPAFLGVEGLIVAIPFYATWVFKVSIGVILLLSIGTVGYYQFESTSTRKAYASQSRSVDLNWSPEQHKLAVVRYTDYAYGEYEVKTKTTTTYTTNYIYLNNTGTDESENVNSLPDVDQELNTLLNDHWSESALHELVVDPSAMKEEKLAQYQPAPIVEESLFSSNSKLKSSYQVDDKTLYDHLGINASRYQFLNFNNGKVKGLGSNSSNRNNKAGKNKNHATIIAQNKPNGKKLGSHKKKSSFFSNLKHLELGLTNINDPISIAPNYNTVATNPALAGQLGVTRIKTNVRNQWWGTNASVYKGSFYVDTYFEGIQAGVAYGTEYDLSADGNQHVNKHTFTYAQKFSIARGSNISVGLSYEMTKGYSLSNLPTENEFYRNAPISSESLSNTWRSDLGLSSWYSGKYFFGGFNVTNLLGNTFIATHEENTSYFGNINFSLQLGTDYKRSMFAKTVLSPYIQYDKQGDYQDFWMGGVARIRGLVLGGGVATSKSAKAMLGLQGNKFRFTVSSDYSKSMLLDQYAFSHEVSLRILIGNKNNNWSRYDN